In Blastopirellula sp. J2-11, a single genomic region encodes these proteins:
- a CDS encoding 3-deoxy-D-manno-octulosonic acid transferase produces MGWLLNFIYLGALVAAVPYFAWSALVRGRRRGGLLPKFFGLVTFRPGDRPCVWLHAVSVGEVNLLATIIQAIRIETPHVDIYVTTTTHSGYELARARYDDCLVSYAPLDFSWAVKRALRRIRPQTLILAELEIWPNMIQISKRQGVNVVVVNGRLSEKSYQGYRRVASLLRPIMRKLDCIAVQDWTYAERFIALGAPAKRVIATGSLKFDGAETDRRNPKSLRLRRLAQIPAEAIVFLAGSTQAGEEAAALDAFFSAAPRHPQLRLILVPRHPERFDEVAAMLDDRNVNWSRRSSLEQSVVDPTANVLLIDTVGELGAWWGLADIAFVGGSFGRRGGQNMIEPAAYGAAVSFGPNIKNFRDIVQLLLDADAAEMVQDEAALIDFVGRCLDDPQRRAALGANAQQVVASQLGAVENTLKVIRPFLPRAEVSYRRAAA; encoded by the coding sequence ATGGGTTGGCTACTCAACTTCATCTATCTTGGCGCTCTCGTCGCGGCTGTTCCGTACTTCGCCTGGTCGGCGCTGGTGCGCGGGCGACGTCGCGGTGGACTGCTGCCAAAATTCTTCGGCCTCGTCACGTTTCGCCCAGGGGATCGTCCCTGCGTTTGGCTGCATGCGGTCAGCGTGGGCGAAGTCAATCTGCTAGCCACCATCATCCAGGCGATTCGCATCGAAACGCCCCACGTCGATATTTACGTCACCACCACCACGCATAGCGGATATGAGTTGGCTCGCGCCCGCTATGACGATTGCCTGGTCAGTTACGCTCCGCTCGACTTTAGCTGGGCGGTGAAGAGGGCGCTGCGGCGCATCCGCCCTCAGACGCTGATCCTGGCCGAATTAGAAATCTGGCCCAACATGATCCAGATCTCGAAACGGCAAGGGGTCAACGTTGTCGTGGTGAATGGTCGTCTGAGCGAAAAGAGCTATCAAGGCTATCGCCGCGTCGCGTCTCTGTTGCGGCCGATCATGCGGAAGCTGGACTGCATCGCGGTGCAAGACTGGACCTACGCCGAGCGATTTATCGCTTTGGGAGCGCCAGCCAAACGCGTGATCGCGACAGGCTCGTTGAAATTCGATGGAGCGGAAACCGACCGTCGCAATCCCAAGTCGCTGCGCTTGCGACGATTGGCGCAGATCCCCGCCGAAGCGATCGTCTTTCTCGCCGGCAGTACGCAAGCAGGCGAAGAAGCAGCGGCGCTCGACGCGTTTTTCTCGGCAGCGCCGCGTCATCCGCAGTTACGACTGATCCTGGTGCCGCGGCATCCAGAGCGTTTCGACGAGGTTGCGGCGATGTTGGATGATCGCAACGTCAACTGGTCGCGTCGCTCTTCGCTGGAGCAAAGCGTCGTTGACCCGACAGCCAATGTCCTGCTGATCGATACGGTGGGCGAACTTGGCGCCTGGTGGGGTCTGGCCGACATCGCGTTTGTCGGCGGCAGCTTTGGTCGCCGTGGCGGACAAAACATGATTGAACCGGCCGCCTATGGCGCGGCGGTCAGCTTTGGCCCCAACATCAAAAACTTTCGCGACATCGTCCAGTTGCTGCTGGACGCCGACGCCGCCGAGATGGTGCAAGACGAAGCGGCGCTGATCGACTTTGTGGGACGCTGTCTCGATGATCCGCAGCGGCGCGCCGCCTTGGGCGCCAACGCTCAGCAAGTGGTCGCTTCGCAGTTGGGCGCGGTGGAAAACACGCTCAAAGTGATTCGCCCTTTCTTGCCGAGGGCCGAAGTTAGTTATCGCCGAGCGGCGGCGTAG